A section of the Corynebacterium tuberculostearicum genome encodes:
- a CDS encoding PD-(D/E)XK motif protein: MSVLSKSEFLFQAVSKDQNLNNGEEWALSTGVGISAGAVQCFSDYSGKIGLIIPTSQEEFDTFVDDRKSKAIHLTRRKVVNNGIDTDFQARLILRDLNQRSIFYFFVDELLGFLDGKENASITDVSAFLAKWRHFFSSDKQFVIDPQVEVGLLCELEVLLGLLHDEVPNAVESWYGPEKTRHDFLLNDCAIECKGTASADRMLVSIHGRNQLETPNNKPLYLVFRRYNRHPDGALSIPSLVEELQTYSAFNIESFTEKMYLLGIDVFDEAHSKAFNNYFAVDVHEFEITEEFPRVEVKDPANRISDLQYKIDLAGPSSIPGYRPIPSFIK; this comes from the coding sequence ATGTCAGTTTTGAGCAAATCAGAATTTCTATTTCAGGCGGTTTCGAAGGATCAGAACCTCAACAATGGCGAGGAATGGGCACTAAGTACTGGTGTAGGAATTTCTGCCGGCGCCGTTCAATGCTTTTCCGATTACTCGGGAAAAATTGGCCTGATTATACCTACTTCCCAGGAGGAATTCGACACCTTCGTCGATGACAGGAAGAGCAAGGCAATTCATCTGACTCGTCGAAAGGTCGTCAACAATGGAATCGACACCGACTTCCAAGCACGACTGATTCTTCGGGATTTGAATCAACGAAGCATCTTTTATTTCTTTGTAGATGAGCTTCTAGGTTTCCTCGACGGGAAAGAAAACGCATCAATCACTGATGTGTCGGCTTTCCTTGCGAAGTGGCGTCACTTCTTCTCCAGCGATAAGCAGTTCGTTATCGATCCGCAGGTTGAAGTTGGGCTCCTCTGCGAACTAGAAGTGCTGCTCGGTTTGCTTCATGATGAAGTGCCCAATGCCGTCGAATCTTGGTACGGCCCAGAAAAGACGCGTCACGACTTCCTGCTTAACGACTGCGCGATTGAGTGCAAGGGAACGGCATCTGCGGACAGAATGTTGGTATCTATCCACGGCAGGAACCAGCTGGAAACCCCTAACAATAAACCGCTATACCTCGTATTTCGTCGATACAATCGCCATCCTGACGGAGCGCTATCGATTCCGTCCCTCGTTGAGGAGCTTCAGACATACTCTGCTTTCAATATTGAAAGCTTCACTGAAAAAATGTACCTCCTCGGGATAGATGTTTTCGATGAAGCACATTCGAAAGCCTTCAATAACTATTTCGCGGTTGACGTCCATGAATTTGAAATCACTGAGGAGTTCCCACGAGTGGAGGTCAAAGACCCCGCGAACCGAATCTCCGACCTCCAATACAAAATTGACCTAGCCGGCCCAAGTTCTATCCCTGGATACCGGCCAATCCCCTCATTCATTAAGTAA
- a CDS encoding Z1 domain-containing protein yields the protein MTDNSTTARDLKIEWLLEEIRNAVRTGVSVDAAVERISNNPFVKPPEELLNEARIIFLQNAGQISKFKAVDSLIQDEVDSGDWYDGPDYDNHIYWPHVKEVLQPKLGSALDEVDKASSKVLCSLRPPAEDTFDVRGLVLGFVQSGKTTNFISLISKAADIGYRLIIVLAGMTDNLRVQTQKRINEQLIDETPNWVKLTDIDSDFNASQFNANNRNSDTLLGAPANRHIAVVKKNGHILTALNNFLQGAKIATKDLPILVIDDESDQASINVSPKARAEASKINAQIKTLLRNPKTAYVAYTATPFANILIDPNDTTDLYPKDFIHVLPKPEGYFGTETIFGREPLNGEDAEELDGLSMVRTIDEDEIGATRPPSGKKGFENWEPEIPKSLDEAIRWFILATAARRARGQKDAHSSMLIHTAVRTAAHEILHELVQEQVKFIARAQDDPEMLKLLEAQWVYETEQVSAEALGYETLTFEEIKPQISDVLKATEVVMDNGISEQRLQYEDGKPKTVIAVGGNTLSRGLTLEGLVCSYFVRNATAYDTLLQMGRWFGFRNGYGDLPRIWMTEDLENWFHDLALVEADLRKDLARYADDGETPLTFQARIRTHPSMEVTARAKQQNSRPAVVSYSGQKVQTILFRHKNKDWLSQNIQASESLVQDIQGKGLKEHQKKNGTKFFKQVPPSVVEKFLDEYAIYEESTLGRNNAELLKAYIKKEHSTGSIRAWDISFFGRSGSDNPKSIDLGLTSELNLLNRSQMVVSASPDVANIKTLVGSLDRLNSADLDKPALQELIDEFETQSTKAETKLLKAYEAAVGTDVAHLGIYAIDPDSKTSQSSDFVHKSGKNVGKLITPRNRRKDLNAEDVMIGIGLFFPTSSNPDPDAEYVSAQDFLDAETMEQVAEAESEVLQAIEGEEA from the coding sequence ATGACTGATAATTCGACTACTGCCCGTGACCTCAAAATCGAATGGCTTTTAGAAGAGATTCGAAATGCCGTCCGTACGGGAGTTTCTGTAGATGCGGCAGTAGAAAGGATTTCCAACAATCCTTTCGTCAAGCCCCCAGAAGAGCTCCTCAACGAAGCACGAATCATCTTTCTCCAGAATGCCGGGCAAATCTCAAAGTTTAAGGCTGTCGACTCCCTAATTCAGGATGAAGTGGATTCCGGCGATTGGTATGACGGCCCAGACTACGACAACCACATTTATTGGCCGCATGTAAAGGAAGTACTTCAACCCAAACTCGGCAGTGCGCTCGACGAAGTCGACAAAGCATCGAGCAAAGTGCTTTGCTCACTTCGGCCGCCCGCTGAAGATACGTTCGATGTCCGTGGCCTAGTACTCGGCTTCGTTCAAAGCGGCAAAACTACGAACTTCATATCTTTGATTTCTAAGGCCGCAGATATCGGATACAGGCTAATCATTGTCCTGGCAGGTATGACGGATAATCTCCGTGTTCAGACTCAGAAACGTATCAATGAACAACTCATCGATGAAACACCGAACTGGGTAAAACTCACCGATATCGATAGCGACTTCAATGCTTCGCAGTTCAACGCGAACAATCGGAATTCGGATACCCTTCTTGGGGCGCCGGCGAACCGACATATCGCAGTTGTGAAGAAGAACGGCCATATTCTTACTGCTCTGAATAATTTCCTCCAGGGCGCAAAAATTGCTACTAAAGATCTTCCTATTCTCGTCATCGACGACGAATCTGATCAGGCTTCTATCAATGTATCCCCCAAGGCCAGAGCCGAAGCCTCAAAAATCAACGCCCAAATCAAAACGCTTCTGCGGAATCCTAAGACGGCATACGTCGCGTATACAGCGACTCCTTTTGCCAATATCCTTATCGATCCAAATGACACCACTGATCTCTATCCAAAGGACTTCATCCATGTACTACCCAAACCGGAAGGATATTTCGGCACAGAGACTATCTTTGGCCGTGAGCCACTAAATGGCGAAGACGCCGAAGAGCTGGATGGTCTGTCTATGGTGCGGACGATCGACGAAGATGAAATCGGTGCGACACGACCTCCAAGTGGAAAGAAGGGCTTCGAAAACTGGGAGCCTGAAATTCCTAAGTCCCTCGATGAAGCAATTCGCTGGTTTATCCTCGCCACTGCAGCTCGCCGTGCGCGTGGGCAAAAAGATGCGCATTCATCGATGCTGATTCACACTGCAGTACGCACCGCTGCCCATGAGATCTTGCACGAATTAGTTCAAGAACAAGTGAAGTTCATCGCGCGAGCGCAGGACGACCCAGAGATGCTTAAGCTTCTCGAAGCACAATGGGTTTACGAGACCGAGCAAGTTTCCGCAGAAGCACTGGGATACGAGACTCTGACATTTGAGGAAATCAAGCCACAAATTTCAGACGTCCTCAAAGCAACTGAAGTAGTAATGGACAATGGTATATCCGAGCAACGACTTCAATACGAAGACGGGAAGCCGAAGACTGTTATTGCAGTCGGCGGCAATACTTTGTCCCGAGGTCTGACTCTAGAAGGCCTCGTCTGCAGCTATTTCGTTCGAAACGCTACTGCCTACGACACCCTTCTTCAGATGGGACGCTGGTTCGGTTTCAGAAACGGATACGGTGACCTTCCGCGAATTTGGATGACCGAAGATCTCGAGAATTGGTTCCATGACCTTGCTTTGGTGGAAGCGGACTTGCGAAAGGATCTAGCGCGTTACGCCGATGACGGCGAAACCCCGCTTACATTCCAAGCCCGAATCCGCACGCATCCGTCGATGGAAGTTACGGCTCGTGCAAAGCAGCAGAATAGTCGCCCAGCAGTAGTCAGTTATTCAGGCCAGAAAGTCCAGACGATTCTCTTCCGCCACAAGAATAAAGACTGGCTATCCCAAAATATTCAAGCGTCGGAATCCTTGGTCCAGGACATTCAAGGCAAGGGTCTAAAAGAGCATCAAAAGAAGAACGGTACTAAGTTCTTCAAACAAGTCCCTCCAAGCGTCGTTGAAAAATTCCTAGACGAATATGCCATCTACGAGGAATCCACTCTTGGCCGAAACAATGCGGAGCTGCTCAAGGCATATATCAAGAAGGAACACTCAACAGGCTCTATCCGAGCATGGGATATTTCCTTCTTCGGTAGGTCTGGCTCAGACAATCCTAAATCCATCGATTTAGGATTGACCAGCGAACTCAACTTGCTCAATCGTTCCCAGATGGTGGTTTCAGCAAGCCCGGATGTCGCTAACATTAAGACCCTCGTCGGTTCGCTGGATCGCTTAAATAGTGCCGATCTGGATAAGCCGGCGTTGCAGGAACTAATCGACGAGTTTGAAACACAGTCGACCAAAGCTGAAACTAAACTCCTGAAAGCGTACGAAGCAGCTGTAGGCACTGACGTCGCCCATTTAGGCATCTATGCCATCGATCCAGATTCAAAGACAAGTCAGTCGTCCGACTTCGTACACAAGTCCGGCAAAAACGTTGGAAAACTCATCACTCCGAGAAATCGACGTAAGGATTTGAATGCTGAGGACGTAATGATCGGCATCGGTCTCTTCTTCCCGACTTCGAGCAACCCAGATCCTGACGCTGAATATGTAAGCGCCCAGGACTTCCTCGATGCCGAAACCATGGAACAAGTCGCCGAAGCTGAAAGCGAAGTTCTTCAAGCTATCGAAGGTGAGGAGGCCTAG
- a CDS encoding (deoxy)nucleoside triphosphate pyrophosphohydrolase — MSNPIRVVGAVFVDEERTQLLAFRKKPGTSLAGMWEFPGGKIEPGETPEQALARELKEELGISATVGEEVTTTVHHYDFATIELTTFYCTTTASLLADNLSLTDHDATRWVNISDALELEWAPADVPAVEQLWATPPKQTVFI, encoded by the coding sequence ATGTCTAATCCTATTCGCGTCGTCGGCGCCGTCTTCGTCGATGAAGAACGCACACAGCTTTTAGCCTTCCGCAAGAAGCCTGGCACTTCCCTTGCTGGCATGTGGGAATTTCCCGGCGGCAAGATCGAACCTGGCGAAACACCAGAACAAGCACTCGCGCGCGAACTTAAGGAAGAACTCGGCATTTCAGCCACCGTCGGCGAAGAAGTAACGACCACCGTTCACCATTACGATTTCGCCACCATCGAGCTCACCACCTTTTACTGCACCACCACCGCCTCTCTGCTAGCCGACAATCTCAGTCTCACCGACCACGACGCCACGCGCTGGGTCAACATCTCCGACGCCCTCGAACTCGAGTGGGCTCCGGCGGACGTGCCTGCGGTAGAGCAGCTCTGGGCAACGCCGCCCAAGCAAACAGTGTTTATTTAG
- a CDS encoding YjiH family protein, protein MTSTESVYSSIQSHDGEIPQPGGRWKLFLYSVIGAFVFFLPVTYQDKRSIPLDHMVTIVREGIPAAVPWIIFALAVYGTVRSFTTGAFKESVLQAVFAVLNIVGAVVSFLMVVDALPWVLGDEDLVPFLWNSIAIPVGLIVPIGGAFLAFLIGFGLLEFVGVLMQPIMRPLWKTPGRSAIDAVASFVGSYSLGILVTDRVYQKGGYTGREAAIIATGFSTVSAAFMVIVAKQLDLMKIWGTYFIVTLIVTFVVTAITVRIPPLRTIPDEYCAEAHPDPEKPVEGSRIKNAWREAMLALQRAPSLWESIWENLRDGVRMAAAIVPSIMSVGLIGLLLARFTPIFEWIGYLFYPFAWVVQLPEPVQAGKGAAMGIAEMFLPATAVAGSDSMVLKFVIGVVAVSAIIFFSALVPCILATKIPVKLTHLVIIWFERVALTILIATPIAHLLF, encoded by the coding sequence GTGACTTCTACCGAATCGGTCTATTCCTCCATTCAGAGCCATGACGGGGAAATCCCGCAGCCTGGGGGACGGTGGAAACTCTTTTTATATAGCGTCATCGGCGCGTTCGTATTCTTCCTGCCGGTGACGTACCAGGACAAGCGCTCCATTCCTTTGGACCACATGGTCACCATAGTGCGCGAGGGGATTCCAGCGGCGGTGCCGTGGATTATCTTTGCGCTTGCCGTCTATGGCACGGTGCGCAGCTTTACTACCGGCGCGTTCAAAGAAAGCGTATTGCAAGCGGTCTTTGCGGTGCTCAACATTGTGGGCGCGGTGGTCTCCTTCCTTATGGTCGTCGATGCGCTGCCGTGGGTGCTGGGCGATGAAGACCTGGTGCCGTTCCTGTGGAACTCCATCGCGATTCCGGTGGGGCTCATCGTGCCTATCGGTGGTGCGTTCCTGGCATTTCTCATTGGCTTTGGACTGCTGGAATTTGTTGGCGTGCTCATGCAGCCCATCATGCGGCCGCTGTGGAAGACGCCGGGGCGCTCCGCCATTGACGCGGTGGCCTCGTTCGTGGGCTCGTACTCGCTGGGCATTTTGGTAACGGACCGCGTCTACCAAAAGGGCGGCTATACCGGGCGCGAGGCGGCCATTATTGCCACCGGCTTTTCGACGGTCTCTGCGGCCTTCATGGTCATTGTGGCCAAGCAGCTTGACCTGATGAAAATCTGGGGCACCTACTTTATTGTCACACTCATAGTGACCTTTGTGGTCACGGCCATTACCGTGCGTATTCCGCCGCTACGCACCATTCCAGATGAGTACTGTGCAGAAGCACACCCCGATCCGGAAAAGCCGGTGGAAGGCTCGCGCATCAAGAACGCGTGGCGTGAGGCCATGCTGGCGCTGCAGCGCGCGCCGTCCTTGTGGGAGTCCATCTGGGAGAACCTGCGCGATGGCGTGCGCATGGCGGCGGCCATCGTGCCTTCCATCATGTCGGTGGGCCTTATTGGCCTACTGCTTGCGCGCTTTACGCCCATCTTCGAGTGGATTGGCTACTTGTTTTATCCGTTCGCGTGGGTAGTGCAGCTGCCGGAGCCGGTCCAGGCCGGCAAGGGCGCGGCCATGGGTATCGCGGAGATGTTCCTGCCCGCCACCGCAGTGGCAGGCAGCGACAGCATGGTGCTCAAGTTCGTCATCGGCGTGGTGGCAGTCTCCGCCATCATCTTTTTCTCCGCGCTGGTGCCGTGCATCTTGGCTACCAAGATTCCGGTGAAGCTCACCCACCTGGTCATCATCTGGTTTGAGCGCGTGGCGCTGACCATCCTCATCGCCACGCCGATTGCCCACCTGCTGTTTTGA
- the hutG gene encoding formimidoylglutamase encodes MNTEKAELFTLAPEWSGRSDGPGPEHARWHSVINQSTDSPAPVTLLGFASDEGVLRNGGRQGAAAGPAALRAALGSLAVHHEHALADAGTITTQADDLDGAHDALSDKVQELVEAGTLPIILGGGHETAFGSHRGLYRAVGATKIINLDAHFDLRRADQATSGTPFKQISELTDDFDYTVLGISRPNNTAVLFDEAESLGVAITLDEELVNLSPAECGELAARATEGKDKVHLSIDLDVLPASTAPGVSAPASLGVSYERIRAMAVAIAQTGKLALVDVVELNPTFDIDNRTAKAAARLIDDIVTAHLEA; translated from the coding sequence ATGAACACTGAAAAAGCTGAACTTTTCACCCTCGCCCCCGAATGGTCCGGCCGCTCCGATGGCCCGGGACCAGAGCACGCGCGCTGGCATAGCGTTATCAATCAATCCACCGACTCCCCCGCCCCCGTAACCCTCCTAGGGTTTGCCTCCGATGAGGGCGTGCTGCGCAATGGCGGCCGCCAAGGTGCAGCCGCAGGCCCGGCCGCGCTGCGAGCTGCCCTAGGTTCCTTGGCAGTCCACCATGAGCATGCGCTTGCCGACGCCGGCACAATCACCACCCAAGCCGACGACCTCGACGGCGCCCACGATGCGCTCTCCGATAAGGTGCAGGAGCTCGTCGAAGCCGGCACCCTGCCCATCATTCTGGGCGGCGGTCACGAGACCGCCTTCGGCTCGCACCGCGGCCTCTACCGTGCGGTGGGCGCCACCAAGATCATCAACCTGGATGCCCACTTCGATCTGCGCCGCGCGGACCAAGCCACCTCCGGCACCCCGTTCAAGCAGATTTCAGAGCTCACCGATGACTTCGACTACACCGTGCTGGGTATCTCCCGCCCCAATAACACCGCGGTGCTTTTCGACGAAGCCGAGTCCCTCGGCGTGGCCATCACCCTAGACGAAGAGCTGGTCAACCTCTCCCCGGCCGAATGCGGCGAGCTTGCCGCCCGCGCCACGGAGGGCAAGGACAAGGTCCACCTATCCATCGACCTCGACGTTTTGCCAGCGTCCACCGCGCCGGGCGTATCCGCACCGGCGTCGCTAGGCGTCAGTTATGAGCGCATCCGCGCCATGGCCGTGGCTATTGCGCAAACGGGCAAGCTGGCCCTGGTGGACGTCGTCGAGCTCAACCCCACCTTTGACATAGATAACCGCACCGCCAAAGCAGCGGCGCGGCTTATCGATGACATCGTCACGGCCCACCTAGAGGCCTAG
- a CDS encoding amino acid permease produces the protein MSQHGLKHRHLHFIALGSAIGTGLFYGSAGAIQAAGPSVLVVYLLAGAVVYFMLRALGEMAVRHPITGSFAGYARMFMGGWAGYITGWMFAFEMVIVALADLTAIGVYMRFWFPDVSQWVWVAATLLIVGGANLATVKAFGELEFAFTIIKVGAVLAMIAGGLAVLAFGLSDAHTTGPVNLVNDGGFFPNGPTGMIASFILVLFAFGGTEIIGVAGSAAQHPEKSVPKAINTVPMRILLFYVLAIAVILMITPWRDITGEQSPFVQIFNTLGVSWAAGLLNFVVITAALSAINADLFGAGRVITGLAHQKHAPKFMSKVVRGVPVMTTIILIATMIIGTILNALLPENVFEVIASLATFATVFVWLMILLAHLYSRRGMSTQDVANLKYKAPFWPYGQYLSIAFILMTFGIMVWQEEYRISLVVGVAFIAIMTAVYFLTNRHEVTHEDEPTEEPEELVVSA, from the coding sequence ATGTCCCAACACGGCCTTAAACACAGGCACCTGCACTTCATCGCCCTTGGATCCGCGATCGGCACCGGACTGTTTTATGGTTCAGCCGGCGCCATCCAAGCCGCCGGCCCCTCTGTCCTCGTCGTCTATCTCCTCGCCGGCGCGGTGGTGTATTTTATGCTCCGCGCCCTAGGCGAAATGGCCGTTCGCCACCCCATCACCGGCTCCTTCGCCGGCTACGCCCGCATGTTCATGGGCGGATGGGCCGGATACATCACCGGCTGGATGTTCGCCTTTGAGATGGTCATCGTAGCGCTTGCGGACCTCACCGCCATCGGCGTTTATATGCGCTTTTGGTTCCCAGACGTCTCGCAGTGGGTTTGGGTTGCAGCCACCTTGCTCATCGTGGGCGGCGCAAACCTCGCCACCGTCAAGGCCTTCGGTGAACTAGAATTTGCCTTTACCATCATCAAGGTCGGCGCCGTACTCGCCATGATTGCCGGCGGCCTTGCGGTATTAGCCTTTGGGCTTTCTGATGCCCACACCACCGGCCCCGTCAACCTCGTCAACGACGGCGGCTTCTTCCCCAACGGTCCCACGGGCATGATCGCTTCTTTCATCCTCGTCCTCTTTGCCTTTGGCGGCACCGAAATCATCGGTGTTGCCGGCAGCGCCGCCCAGCACCCAGAAAAATCCGTCCCCAAAGCAATCAATACGGTGCCCATGCGCATCCTGCTTTTCTATGTCCTTGCCATCGCCGTCATTCTCATGATCACCCCATGGCGCGACATCACCGGCGAGCAGTCCCCCTTCGTCCAAATCTTTAATACCCTTGGCGTTTCCTGGGCCGCAGGTTTGCTCAACTTCGTGGTCATTACCGCCGCTTTATCGGCCATCAACGCCGACCTCTTCGGTGCAGGACGCGTCATCACTGGCCTTGCCCACCAAAAGCACGCCCCTAAGTTCATGTCCAAGGTAGTGCGTGGCGTACCCGTAATGACCACCATCATCCTCATCGCCACCATGATCATTGGCACTATCCTCAATGCCCTCCTGCCGGAGAATGTCTTCGAGGTCATCGCCTCGTTAGCTACCTTCGCCACCGTGTTTGTCTGGCTTATGATTCTGCTCGCTCACCTATACTCTCGGCGCGGAATGAGCACACAAGACGTAGCGAACCTCAAATACAAAGCTCCCTTCTGGCCCTATGGTCAGTACCTGTCCATCGCATTTATCCTCATGACCTTCGGCATCATGGTCTGGCAAGAGGAATACCGCATTTCCCTCGTTGTGGGTGTGGCCTTCATCGCCATTATGACGGCGGTTTATTTCCTCACCAACCGGCACGAAGTAACACATGAGGATGAACCCACCGAAGAGCCAGAAGAACTCGTCGTTTCCGCCTAA
- a CDS encoding IclR family transcriptional regulator has protein sequence MEILKLLSTIDVPISAARIQGELNLPRSSTYHLLAEMVDAGFVAHLPEHKTYGLGLAAYSMASAYVTQQPLVRMATRDLEQCAALVGGSGHLSRMAGSEILYLQEVRAVGATSLVTEVGVRLQAHKTASGRVMLAHLPDAEVRAAFDTAGGSGFAALKKRLSLVAARGWDQEIEEITRGQASVAAPILDHLDRPAAAVAVTYPVGTPDVKVDAAIRALLEVSDKVAAKMYRNRKK, from the coding sequence ATGGAGATCCTCAAGCTGTTATCCACCATCGACGTCCCTATATCCGCCGCCCGCATCCAAGGTGAGCTCAACCTGCCGCGCTCATCTACGTACCACCTGCTGGCGGAGATGGTTGATGCTGGTTTTGTAGCCCATTTGCCGGAACACAAGACGTATGGACTGGGCCTGGCGGCGTATTCCATGGCTTCGGCCTATGTAACGCAGCAGCCCTTGGTGCGCATGGCCACTCGGGATTTGGAACAGTGTGCGGCGCTGGTGGGTGGATCGGGGCACCTGTCACGTATGGCAGGCTCGGAAATCTTGTATTTGCAAGAGGTGCGTGCGGTGGGTGCTACCTCCTTGGTCACTGAGGTGGGTGTGCGCCTGCAGGCACATAAAACGGCGTCCGGGCGCGTGATGCTGGCGCATCTGCCTGATGCGGAGGTGCGCGCCGCCTTTGATACTGCGGGAGGTAGCGGCTTTGCTGCATTGAAAAAGCGCTTGAGTTTGGTGGCTGCACGCGGGTGGGATCAAGAGATCGAAGAGATTACTCGCGGTCAGGCCTCTGTAGCGGCGCCCATCCTGGATCACTTGGACCGCCCTGCAGCGGCGGTGGCGGTGACGTATCCGGTTGGGACGCCGGATGTGAAGGTGGACGCCGCTATTCGGGCCTTGCTAGAGGTATCGGACAAGGTCGCGGCCAAAATGTACCGCAATCGCAAAAAGTGA
- the hutH gene encoding histidine ammonia-lyase, with translation MPNAYPTTVTVNVGALSIEDVVAVARYGAQVEIAPEALEEVAATRERVEELAQDPTPVYGISTGFGALARRHIPEEMRAQLQLSLVRSHAAGTGPEVEEEVIRALMLLRLSTLCTGRTGVRPVVVETYAKALNAGIVPVVREYGSLGCSGDLAPLAHCALALLGEGEVRVNGELKDAGDALAAAGIEPLQLREKEGLALINGTDGMLGQLCLAITDLRAAAKTADIATAMTVEGLLGTLVVFADDLQQLRPHPGQADAAANILQVAEGSEILEAALEEFKKNQVQDAYSVRCAPQVAGGFRDTLTHTAQVAERELAAAVDNPVVTKDGRVVSNGNFHGAPVAYALDFLAIVTADLASISERRTDRFLDPARNRGLNAFLADDPGVDSGHMIAQYAQAGIVSEMKRLANPSSADSIPSSAMQEDHVSMGWSAARKLRKAVDGLQRVLAVEILTAARAIDMREGTPAKGTGAVIEKLRETVEGPGVDRYLSPEIEETVRLVKEGALIDAVEDATGKLRG, from the coding sequence ATGCCTAACGCCTACCCAACCACCGTGACCGTAAACGTCGGCGCGCTGAGCATCGAGGATGTTGTTGCCGTTGCCCGCTATGGCGCGCAGGTGGAGATTGCGCCTGAAGCCCTAGAAGAGGTAGCCGCTACCCGCGAGCGCGTGGAAGAACTAGCACAAGATCCCACCCCGGTCTACGGCATTTCCACCGGCTTTGGTGCACTTGCTCGCCGCCATATCCCAGAGGAGATGCGCGCCCAGCTGCAGCTTTCCCTGGTGCGCTCGCATGCTGCGGGAACTGGCCCGGAGGTGGAAGAAGAAGTTATCCGCGCGCTTATGCTGCTGCGCCTGTCCACCTTGTGCACTGGCCGCACCGGCGTGCGCCCCGTAGTGGTGGAAACGTATGCCAAGGCCCTTAACGCCGGCATTGTGCCGGTGGTGCGCGAGTATGGCTCGCTGGGCTGCTCTGGCGACTTGGCGCCGCTGGCCCACTGTGCGCTGGCCCTGCTGGGTGAGGGCGAGGTGCGCGTCAATGGTGAGCTCAAGGACGCGGGCGACGCCCTGGCCGCGGCCGGTATCGAGCCGCTGCAGCTGCGTGAGAAGGAAGGCCTAGCGCTTATCAACGGCACCGATGGCATGCTGGGGCAGCTCTGCTTGGCCATTACTGATCTGCGCGCGGCCGCAAAGACCGCCGATATTGCCACCGCCATGACCGTGGAAGGCCTGCTGGGTACCCTCGTGGTCTTCGCGGATGACCTGCAGCAGCTGCGCCCGCATCCGGGCCAGGCCGATGCTGCGGCTAATATCCTCCAGGTGGCCGAAGGCTCTGAGATCTTGGAGGCCGCGCTGGAGGAGTTCAAGAAGAATCAGGTGCAAGATGCCTACTCCGTGCGATGCGCCCCGCAGGTAGCTGGCGGATTCCGCGATACCTTGACCCACACCGCCCAGGTGGCCGAGCGCGAGCTGGCTGCCGCGGTGGACAACCCGGTGGTGACCAAGGATGGCCGCGTGGTCTCTAACGGCAACTTCCACGGCGCGCCGGTGGCCTATGCGCTCGACTTCCTAGCTATTGTCACCGCGGACTTGGCCTCCATTTCTGAGCGTCGCACCGACCGCTTCCTGGATCCAGCGCGCAACCGCGGCCTGAACGCCTTTCTTGCTGATGACCCCGGTGTTGACTCTGGCCATATGATTGCTCAGTACGCCCAGGCTGGCATCGTCAGTGAGATGAAACGCCTGGCCAACCCCTCCTCGGCCGATTCCATTCCGTCTTCGGCCATGCAGGAAGACCACGTATCCATGGGCTGGTCCGCTGCCCGCAAGCTGCGCAAGGCCGTCGATGGCCTGCAGCGCGTGCTCGCCGTAGAGATCCTCACCGCCGCCCGCGCCATCGACATGCGCGAGGGCACCCCGGCCAAGGGAACCGGCGCGGTGATTGAGAAGCTGCGCGAGACTGTGGAGGGCCCGGGCGTGGACCGATACCTGTCCCCGGAAATCGAGGAGACTGTACGCCTAGTCAAGGAGGGCGCTCTTATCGACGCCGTCGAGGACGCTACTGGAAAGCTGCGTGGTTAA
- a CDS encoding flavin reductase family protein translates to MSTVSWHPQTEPNPLPFSPFKASTVPRPIGWLSSVDGQGRENIAPYSQWQNLTFDPPMVMFSANQYPDGRRKDTVLNAEETGWFVWNMATYDLREEVNKSAQVLDYGDSEWDRLSVTKEYADNHRIPMVKESPVKFECQYKTTLRVPGNSKVGSIDLVVADVKTIHIDESVIDEDGKLDILKIKPIARMGYFDYTVVTERFEMRVPGSDDAARAGLEGSA, encoded by the coding sequence ATGTCGACCGTTTCCTGGCATCCACAGACCGAACCTAACCCCTTGCCATTTTCGCCCTTTAAGGCGAGCACGGTTCCGCGGCCCATTGGTTGGCTCTCTAGCGTCGACGGCCAAGGTCGCGAAAATATCGCCCCCTATAGCCAGTGGCAAAACCTCACTTTCGATCCACCAATGGTGATGTTTTCGGCCAACCAATACCCGGATGGTCGCCGCAAGGACACGGTGCTTAACGCGGAGGAAACCGGCTGGTTCGTGTGGAATATGGCTACCTATGATCTGCGCGAGGAAGTCAATAAATCCGCCCAGGTGCTTGACTATGGCGACAGCGAGTGGGACCGCCTTTCCGTTACTAAGGAGTATGCGGACAATCACCGCATTCCCATGGTGAAAGAATCGCCGGTGAAGTTCGAGTGCCAGTACAAAACCACGCTGCGCGTGCCCGGTAATTCCAAGGTGGGCAGCATCGACCTCGTGGTGGCGGATGTCAAGACCATCCATATCGATGAATCCGTCATCGACGAGGACGGCAAGCTGGACATCCTCAAGATTAAGCCCATCGCGCGCATGGGGTACTTTGACTACACCGTGGTCACAGAGCGGTTTGAGATGCGCGTTCCCGGTTCCGATGACGCCGCGCGCGCCGGGCTAGAGGGCAGCGCGTAG